GTGACGGCGGCCGAATTCGAGAGAGAAGCTTGTTCGCAGTTCACCCTTCGTCTCCGATGAGTACAGTAGTAACGGATCCGTCCGTTCCTGCCGGTTGTGCCGACGGCGGCTCGTGTCTTTATCACGGTCCATCGCGTCGGGAAACGTATGGAAACGGTTCGACACCACGGCCGCGAGACGGCCTACGACGTTGCCGAACGAGGGGGGACGGGACCGACGATCTGTTTCGTTCACGGCAGCGGCGGCTCGCGGGCGGCCTGGAAGGCCCAACACCGACTCGCCGACCGATACCCGATCGTCGCCGTCGACCTCAGCGGACACGGCGACTCCGAGGACGTCGACGCCGACCCCGGCTACACGACGCTGTCGGCCTACGCCGACGACGTCGCGGCCGTCCTCGAGGCAACTGACGCCGACGTCCTCGCGGGTAACTCCCTGGGGGGCGCCGTCGTCATGCACCTCTTGCTCGAACGCGAACCCGACGTCGAGGCCGCCGTGCTGACCGGAACCGGGGCGAAGCTGGGCGTCCTGCAGGACCTGCTCGAGTGGCTCGCCGATGACTTCGATCGGGCCGTCGAGTTCCTGCACGTCGACGACCGGCTCTTCCACGATCCAAGCCCCGAGCTCCGCGAGGAGTCGATCGAGGAGATGTACGACTGCGGCCGCGCCGTCACCGAACGGGACTTCCTGACCTGTCAC
This genomic window from Natronococcus occultus SP4 contains:
- a CDS encoding alpha/beta fold hydrolase, with amino-acid sequence METVRHHGRETAYDVAERGGTGPTICFVHGSGGSRAAWKAQHRLADRYPIVAVDLSGHGDSEDVDADPGYTTLSAYADDVAAVLEATDADVLAGNSLGGAVVMHLLLEREPDVEAAVLTGTGAKLGVLQDLLEWLADDFDRAVEFLHVDDRLFHDPSPELREESIEEMYDCGRAVTERDFLTCHRFDVRDDLYGIDVPTLVVYGEHDQLTPPQYHEYLANEIDDAELVELADAAHLTMLEQPAAFNDAVADFLDGLE